One part of the Dysidea avara chromosome 10, odDysAvar1.4, whole genome shotgun sequence genome encodes these proteins:
- the LOC136268265 gene encoding fibropellin-1-like — translation MGVVMKLLLNFVFCSLCCGVIKGQSQFCLNPPDFAMISDNFAVAVGSSDQAGSIFNLTEIFYNCIAYGGSGGNEFRQMTITGRYEVDSGTYLGQAEYQCTNPGAPQWNSLRVILRNGSATNAGTTRACADCQGTTNGTCTPCHSSCTGLNRCTGPLQSDCCNYLDKNRCTTQCSTNMVATSNTNYSCVCSGLYTGADCMVCNRSLCQHGMASADCTGCVCDSGYTGVHCDSDIDECDTPGGLCQNGGSCTNTDGNFTCDCPVTYGGSICADQCYACCDSPCTRGGTCISNNVNNYTCMCVPEWEGPRCQDFVGGCYSDPCMNGGQCISDISIGTTAYQCRCPVGFTGMNCEMPIDYCASTPCQNGGWCTNNQTGPVCECLQGFIGSDCGQPVLTCNIEIGVCGEHGSCVNRTTENRIAIFCSCDFGYMGDFCDTPVSDCSMDPCYHRGTCNPSTRANAPFACTCEGEWKGHYCTECSLRCGIGRSDVQCTRCICDNDMCNPSSPDDGGGSDIGLIVGIVLVAVVVLIIAVILALIAVYYIRKSGQHDTQRPKPQQTFDQFETKLVTMPKFTGSLLRTSSTFGSRIHRNIPSTHEDDHHEETDDDDKKLLTFQT, via the exons ATGGGTGTAGTGATGAAGTTGCTACTTAATTTTGTTTTCTGTTCGTTGTGTTGCGGTGTTATCAAAGGACAGTCACAGTTCTGTCTAAATCCTCCTGATTTTGCTATGATTTCTGATAACTTCGCAGTCGCTGTGGGTTCAAGCGATCAAGCTGGAAGCATATTCAATTTGACAGAAATCTTTTACAACTGTATCGCATACGGAGGAAGTGGTGGTAACGAATTCAGACAGATGACGATCACAGGAAGATATGAAGTGGATTCGGGAACATATTTAGGACAGGCTGAGTACCAGTGCACCAACCCTGGAGCTCCTCAATGGAATAGTTTAAGAGTAATATTGCGAAATGGATCAGCGACAAATGCGGGCACCACACGAGCATGTGCTGACTGTCAAGGGACGACAAATGGCACCTGTACTC CATGTCACAGTAGTTGTACTGGACTGAACAGGTGTACTGGACCATTACAAAGTGATTGTTGTAACTACTTGGATAAAAACCGGTGCACTACTCAGTGTAGTACAAACATGGTTGCTACTAGTAACACTAACTACTCCTGTGTATGTAGTGGTCTATATACTGGAGCAGATTGTATGG TTTGTAACAGATCTCTGTGTCAACATGGCATGGCCAGTGCAGACTGCACtggttgtgtgtgtgatagtgGATACACTGGAGTACACTGTGATAGTGATATCGATGAGTGTGATACACCAGGGGGTTTGTGTCAAAATGGTGGTAGTTGTACCAACACTGATGGAAACTTCACTTGTGATTGTCCAGTCACTTATGGTGGTTCTATATGTGCAGATCAGTGTTATGCATGTTGTGATAGCCCCTGTACTAGGGGAGGAACTTGTATCAGTAACAATGTGAATAACtacacatgtatgtgtgtacctgAATGGGAAGGACCACGATGTCAAGATTTTGTAG GAGGATGCTACAGtgatccttgtatgaatggtggaCAGTGTATTTCAGACATAAGCATTGGTACTACTGCATATCAGTGTAGGTGTCCAGTGGGGTTTACTGGAATGAACTGTGAAATGCCAATTGACTACTGTGCTAGTACTCCATGTCAAAATGGAGGATGGTGTACCAATAACCAAACTGGGCCTGTATGTGAGTGCTTGCAGGGATTTATCG GTTCTGACTGTGGACAGCCAGTGCTAACCTGCAATATAGAAATTGGTGTATGTGGTGAACATGGAAGCTGTGTTAACAGGACAACTGAAAACAGAATAGCCATATTCTGTTCATGTGATTTTGGATATATGGGTGATTTTTGTGACACTCCAGTCAGTGACTGTAGTATGGATCCTTGTTATCATCGCGG CACATGCAATCCATCTACTAGAGCTAATGCTCCGTTTGCCTGCACATGTGAAGGAGAATGGAAGGGTCATTACTGTACAG AGTGTTCACTCCGGTGTGGAATTGGCCGATCTGATGTTCAGTGCACCAGATGTATATGTGACAATGATATGTGCA ATCCCAGCTCTCCTGATGATGGTGGTGGTTCTG ATATCGGTCTTATAGTGGGAATTGTGTTGGTAGCAGTGGTGGTTCTCATTATAGCAGTAATATTGGCACTGATAGCAGTTTACTATATCAGAAAGAGTGGACAACATGACACGCAAAGACCAAAGCCTCAACAAACCTttgatcagtttgaaacaaagCTTGTAACGATGCCAAAATTTACAGGATCTTTGCT GAGGACATCATCAACATTTGGTTCTAGAATTCATCGCAATATTCCTAGCACG CATGAAGATGACCACCACGAGGaaactgatgatgatgataagaaGTTGTTGACCTTTCAAACATAA